The Populus alba chromosome 6, ASM523922v2, whole genome shotgun sequence genomic interval TCCCCTTAATTCAACCAAAACAACCAAATTAATTCACAATTCCGACCAAATCAATCTTTTCATGGAAGAATCAACATTATAGAGCCACAACCaccttcatttaaaaaaaaaacaaataataataataataataataagattttagataaaaaaattaaaaaaaatttaattagattttaattgagtCACCAGTTACTTCAATCAtcttagaaaattcaaaattaaactcGGTTGGAAATATGCTCCAGATCTGATAGCTATGGCATCCATACGGAAAGTTATTGCgaggaaaaacaaatatgttccCTTGAAACTAGAAAATGGTCAAGATTGAACTTTCTAACTTTCCAATTGGATTTGAAGCTTAATTATAGTATTACCTAGACAAATGAGAGATTTGAATTTTCCTGTGGAGCTTCACTAttcataacttttattttttgaatctctattttttttatttgctgtcatttaattttttttatttttttttaattgagtttttttacaacctaattagataaaataaaatttgaaattatattagaaaaaaaaaattaaaagagagaatGCTTAAATGTAAAGCATGGAGAAAATACTTGTCATTTCCAAAGtcattataaatttgattttgatctaaaaaactttttgttaaaattttagctAATATCCTCCCTTTCAtgtattttaagtttatataattttttatttgaatttaaattaacacCTCATCTCtcttatttgttaaatttttcagcagattttttttaaataatagttattttttcaatgattttgtatttttataatgtttcacCAAGGctattgtattttatatttatatttttttttttattttatatgtgataCAAACaataatacatattttatttttaaaatgtacaacatcaaaaaagtttttttttttttcctttaacaaATAATGCTAcatagtttcttttttattaacgtaTGTGTCCAGGTTAGTTGGcgcacacctcgactaatctcatgggCTATGAAGTTAACCATGTAAGTCTCTAATGATCTGAAGTTTGTGGAACTCGAACTGGTGATCTCTAGGGAATAAATCCAAGACTTGACTAGTAAAGCTACACTCATCAAGGTTAATAATGCTACATAGTCTTTACCTTTGTAGTCAACAAAACATAGAGTAGTTGACCATGAGTTTTTTGaacttttcataaattttaaacaataaaaatacttctTTACACATATGATCCAAAAATTATTGAGCTATtggacatgatttttttcccaATATTCATGTATAGTAAAAGTGCATTTTTGACAttagataagataaaaaatcaggTTTGCATTTGggggtatttttgtattttcacacGGGTTTTTAGTAATTATCAAGGTCATAGGGGTTTTAGTATTTTCACATTGACTTTTTTTgccttttaattaaaaaagttgttggcaCCTGCTTAGTAGATATCAACAAGTGGGTGGCGTCTGTGTCATTCAAGCAATAAGTGTAACGTCACCTGGTGTCTAAACCTGGTCTTTCGTCATCTGCTTGGATGCGCCACCATGTTCTCTATGATATGGTTGGCGTGTGACAATGTATGGTAGTTGGATTGTTGTCGAcgatcatttctttttttattttttattttcgctCTCTAGCCAAGTAAAGTGCatgattgttctttttttttttttatcaatttcagttctctttcttttagtttattattttgttctaATTCCCTTAATagaacttttttctttcttcaattacaatttctcatatgttttatttttcatttccgtccttattcttttgatttttgatttttttttctttgctctcTTATTAAAGTTTAGTttggctttcaatttcatcattcaatcaaagtttttattattatttttttttcaatttgaccctcatTCTCTTGATTGATTTTTCCTTTAGTTAAAgctattttcaattcaatttaattctgcgattgaaaatttttgtttaccctctgattttttatttattttcactctcacttttttagattcttttgtgtaattgatttttttctctaattttatatgtcaatatttgatttgttagggATTTGGTTTCTTATgatcttaaataatatttctgaTGTGTTCAGTCTTGcgtaatttatgtttttagaatGCGAGTTCATTCATTCAGTTTCATTTGTGTTTATCTTTtagattatatgttttttatggtgtgaatttatcttttattaatttaaataaaaaaagttcaacGAACATATTTTGGTGAATGTCATATTTTGTGTGATTGAATATTTTGATCTacatttatttctcttttttttttaatttctcttttggttattgttaatgattttttttcatttatttacttaGATGCTTACATAAACTTCTCGATTtgcattttaaagttttttgtttttatatatataaaaacatattgaagtAACTTTacacatgataattttttagaaaaaaatttttataaccCCAACGGATtgtgagttatatatatatataagaggtTATAGGTTATTTAAAGCCTACAAGGCAAGCATATTCATagtttatttcatataaaaaaaaaaatcaacgtaaatataggttatacatgttgtaaataatgatatttaaaagaatattttaagaagttttttatcccacattaaaaagatactatattatccttttaagttaaaatatttaaaccaaaaaagtgtttttatcccacattgaaaaaacataattttttttcttatgaatatagaatatatatattaaagggtttcaaatcccacattgaaaagatattatgttatccttttaagttgaagtacttaaatcaaatttttttattatttcacattgaaaacacataacttttttcatgtgaacatagaatatatatatgaaaagacttcaaatcccatattgaaaaaataatttttttcttagaaatataGAGTACAtacagtggcggagccacaatggggattaagggggcaattgcccccttaatctttatgtatatatatatatatagatatatataattttaatataataacttaacaagtttaattttatttattaattactaattgatctaaatttttttttttgaattattgttcctccctcttttccttttataaaatttttcttcaaatcctaaactattaattagttaagttaTGTTTTAAGTgagtttctttcattttttttatttatttcattgtctaattttagttttattccttaataattagttattaaaaatattagagtttattataatttatagatttgttaaattaatatgtacatgaataaatattatatgtatatgaatatgaattgaaatgagttttgataaattaatatatattttgttatgaatttcacatgaaaaatgatggtgatcaacttactaataattaaaaatgaagtactcaacaactcaaaaaattggagatacaataaaaaaaattttaaaaaatatattaatatttatatttaacccaCTTGTATAAAACAACAAGTCAACAAAGAATTATTGCCAATAATTTCACTAGTCCCTGGAAGatttataaatagataaatgaaagtttaattgtatatatttagaaagaatatctttaataaaattaagaataaagtcattataaaacatttttaaaatataaaaactcaaaaaaataattataatataagtttttttattttaaaaatattcttaaattaattttacttgacatGAGTTAGTACatgtatttcaaattaatttctctatatataacacatgtttatataatatataatattaagtatttattagtaatttgtcctctcatttaaaattttctggCTCTGCCACTGAGTACATATACTAAAAGGTtttaaatctcacattgaaaaaatataattttttttttgcgaacatagagtatatatacgaaaaggcttcaaatcccacattaaaaaaataacttttttcttagaaatataGAGTACatatactaaagggtttcaaatcccacattaaaaaacgtaactttttttttttttttttatcatagagTATATTATATACAAAAgagcttcaaatcccacattgaaaaaataattttttttttaggaacataaaatatatatatatatatatatatatatatatatatatatatatatatattaaaggattttaaattccacattgaaaagatactatgttattcttttaattaaagtatttaaaccaaaaagttttttttttaatctcaaattgaaaaaacataacttttttcttgtgaacatagagtatatatatgaaaaagcttcaaatttcacattgaaaaaataattttttttcttgggaacatagagtgtatatactaaagggtttcaaatcccacattaaaaaaaaataactcttttttttattatgaacatagagtatatatacgaaagagtttcaaatctcacattgaaaaaaaatatattttttaatatttatatagtgaactttaaaaagtgttaataaccaactaaaaaaatatgaaaaaagagagGTGTAGGAGAAaaactatatttgaaaaaaaaaaggtcatgtCTGGGTTCGCTTGGGTCAACCCGTCGGGTCGACTGGATTTTGCCGGGTTTTGCACCAATCAGTCTTTTAATAAACCCAGACCAGTGCAATTACCATGTCAACCAGATATCGGGTCGACCCGCCAAGCCGGTACTCTCAGTTTAACAACTATGGGCATATCACAAAGGAATTAATCCATCTACTTCATAGCCGTTCCAAGTAGGTAAGATATATAACAGTTTGGTAAAGCGTGGTTGCAAGATAGattgtcaaaattaaattatgcttCAAGTCGTGCCAgactaagaaaacaaaagagtaAGTTTATGAATTAAACTGTTGTTCATTATAGATGCCAAAGGGTAGCAACAAAAGTagcaaataaaatacaatataaagtATATTTACATGAAGAGCTGGAGCTAATAATGGTAAGCTATCGAGTGTCTCTGATCTCCCATAATCATGGTATGTGGTTGGGATTCTTGCAAGGGCTTCAGTTCGGTGTGAAAATTGGTGGTAAAATACGACATGTTCTCTATGGAGGAGTCACGCTCTCAAACTGATTGCACCCTCTAATGTTGACCTGCACCACGCTTTTCAGACCGTCTTCTCCCTTGATTACTTCGCAGCACTGTCTACGTGGTGCCTGAtagttcaattatttttcaaacgtGTTAGACACTAAAGGTTTTACAGATCCATCAAAGATATCAAACAGCCGAAGTTTACTATGCATGCatcaatacaaaaatattcaacCCATCTTTTCATATTTCCAGCACCAATTGCGCATAAATTGACGAGTGgcgtataaaaaaatattgacatgctattttttcatggtttgaaCGTTTGTGCGTCCAACATTCCTTAGAGGGGGTCCACGTTGCAAAGCTAATTAGATTTTGCTATGTTTGCTAAGGTGTTAAATTTGTTTCGAGAAGGAGTGATACAGTCATTGCCTTCCGACCAGTACCCAACCAAATTAAGGGTAACACTTTCCTGCCTTAAATTAAGGCTATCGGACTTGAAAATTTTGACCTAAAAGGCCCACCAAATCATCTGTAGCCAAACAAATTGGAAGCCATTTGATTTGGGTTTTCAGTTTTAAAGTTTTTCAAGGAATGCTAAAAGAGAGAAGTAGCTCACCAAATTCCAAATGTCAGGTTTCAACGATGTAGAAGTTGTGACATTGACTAACTTGACGGCCAAAACTGGAGCATACTCCGGTAGGTCGCAAACCTGACCAAACTCTTGCACAGACCTTTTATACGTGGTCAATGTACCATCCCCGACTCTTTCAACCCGATCCAAGAAATACACAACTGGTCTTAGACACGGATGTTGACTCATGGGTCGGGTGTTAAATGTGAACGGTCCATTGCTCCAACTCCTCCACGTCTGAAACGTTCTGAACGCTGATTCCAACTGCTTTGCCGGCATCAAAGAAGGGTGTATCTGTATGGTGTAACCCCAAGATGCTGAAACAGACCAATTACGCGtcaaatcataacaaaaactatattgtAAAACCCGACCCGGATCCATTTTATAAGAAGATATTAACTTCTTGACTGAGTCAATGCGGTTCAGCTTTGGAAATATTGACTGGACGTAGTCTAGATGGTGTAAGGACACCAATGGCGCCAATGGGTGCGCTGCCAGTAAACCATATGGATCTCCTCTTATATCAACCTGTGAATTAATCATCATCCATTGCAacagaaaacaataaaaattaatggaaaaagaAACGTATGGAAAATCAAGCTGTAACAAAATTTACAATTAGCACGGGATTGTATAgttctagagagagaaaataaaaaaaaaatataaagaaactaACCTGATGGAATCCGAGCTCTTTAGTAAGAGGAACTCCAATCTCACTCATGCAACCCTGAATTTTCTGATCAGAGCCGTAAAACGACGCATACCGATCAATACAGCCATCCAAAACCCTGACGAGTTCTTTTGCTAGTGGATAACTGATAGCAAACCCACCACCACCGTATGCCATTGTATATGAATGTATCACATCTTGCTCAACACTCTCCGAATTGCCGCCGATGTAATACATCTGATTATGATCATATTTTGCTAATACCATTACCAAATTCTCTATGAAAAATACTGTATCATCATCTCCCATCACGAACCATCTCACATTTTCCTCTCCTAATTCAAAGCTCTCCTTCACTATCCGCGCAATCCGTAGAGCTGACCGAGAGCCATACGAGCATGTGTACTTGAACCTTGACGTGTCGGCTGAGACTTTGTACTCGGGTGAAGTATCAGGCCACGTTCTATTCTCTGGAGGCTTCTGGTCGAGCCAGACATAGCCACGGGTGATGTTAGGCATCCACCATAGCTCAGTATAGTGCCTGCGTTTATTCCACGTCTTTGCGGAGCCACCAATGCCGAATAAAACGTGTGAAATGTTTGTCTTCTCATAGAAATCACCAGAAACATTACCGTTTGTTATCTTCATGTGATCAGAGATTAAACTCTTGTGGCATTCAGGGCAAGGTTGCCATTGAGATTGATTGAGGAAGGAGTAGAAGACGAGGGAGATTGAAACGAAGGTGCAAATAGCTATGGTTGCTTttagaaataaagaaaagacaTCACTGACTTTTAGCGTCGGCAAAACCAAGAATTTCCAAGCTTTGAAAGGATCTTGAATAGATGGTGTTGGAGATGACATTTTTTCCCCTgaaagaaagagtttcagagAGAGATATTGGCTtttgataaagaagaaaataaggaaGAGTTTTATGTAAAGTAGATTACGTACTTTAGTTTTTGTCGCCTTGAAGGTTTCCTTTTTAAAGGGGATTTTTTGAAGTGAAAATCAATGAATTAGTTGATCATGATAATAACACTAAGAATCtttcaaagttttttcttttcctaacaAACAGAGAAGTGGCAGGCACATTTGTCTTTCCGAGGGTTAATACGTCAATTCGAGTAACTTAGGTACAGGAGATCTTTTTCAAggataaattagaaaattaacacacaaaatcaaaataattggtgaattataaaaaaatttagttaaataacATCCTTTTACCTGATATttactaagtattattatttttaagcagATAATTGTTACATTTCTAAATAGCCACATTTAGTAATAATCGCACTTCTGAACCATGATAaagtaaaacttaaaatatttggTTTAATTAGTTGACTGGTTTATAATGGTAAGTGAAATTGGTTGActgattctaaaaataataagaaaaattttaaaactgctAAAATTAGGGGGTTTCAGTGagatttttgatatcaaaagaTCCGATGGTCTGCGTAGTGACACAGTGTCtattataaagaaaacaacatcCAAAAACTCgtgtaaaaatttatatataatccaATGACTAGATGAAAAATTATAGCCCTTTTAAGCCTTTAGTCTAGTTTGGTGCAACCATACCTCCTCTTAAGTTTAAACCTGTCCCACtagtcaaaaaataaatatgttaggCCATCCACATAACATGTTTGGTGGCAAATTCTTATTTAGTTATGATAGATACATCTGATTGCTTAGAATCACCTATTATCATAAGTCCAACTACATCattgacattgaaaaaacaGAAGATAACTACTATaactttttgagattttaattgaaGTCTATTTTAAGTCTACAAGTTagac includes:
- the LOC118048492 gene encoding uncharacterized protein is translated as MSSPTPSIQDPFKAWKFLVLPTLKVSDVFSLFLKATIAICTFVSISLVFYSFLNQSQWQPCPECHKSLISDHMKITNGNVSGDFYEKTNISHVLFGIGGSAKTWNKRRHYTELWWMPNITRGYVWLDQKPPENRTWPDTSPEYKVSADTSRFKYTCSYGSRSALRIARIVKESFELGEENVRWFVMGDDDTVFFIENLVMVLAKYDHNQMYYIGGNSESVEQDVIHSYTMAYGGGGFAISYPLAKELVRVLDGCIDRYASFYGSDQKIQGCMSEIGVPLTKELGFHQVDIRGDPYGLLAAHPLAPLVSLHHLDYVQSIFPKLNRIDSVKKLISSYKMDPGRVLQYSFCYDLTRNWSVSASWGYTIQIHPSLMPAKQLESAFRTFQTWRSWSNGPFTFNTRPMSQHPCLRPVVYFLDRVERVGDGTLTTYKRSVQEFGQVCDLPEYAPVLAVKLVNVTTSTSLKPDIWNLAPRRQCCEVIKGEDGLKSVVQVNIRGCNQFESVTPP